From the Pseudomonas baltica genome, one window contains:
- a CDS encoding molybdopterin-dependent oxidoreductase, producing the protein MTATQRHDKVGYCTLCRSRCGTVNVVENDQLIEVRPNPEHPTGKAMCLKGKAAPELLHSADRQLSPMRRTHPKGHPDPGWKIISWEEALNEVAQRLAAARRDAGAESVAFAVTTPSGTPLSDSIDWIERFIRLYGSPNTCYATEICNWHKDHAHAFTFGCGMPTADYRQADLILLWGHNPTNTWLAQAEAIGAGQAAGAKMIVVDPRKTALAGQADSWLRVCPGTDLALAMGLAWQLIENDSYDQAFVRQWSNGPLLVRADNGHFLRCADLGLEGDQDFVVWDATRQAPKASAPMTAEAMQRVALRGTFEVQLTTQELPIACSPAFELYARECALYTPQRVEALTHIPMAQLQQAAALIGSASRVAFHAWSGVGQQANASQTDRAMACLYALTGSFDADGGNRLYPKLPYNPVMSFDLLAPEQRVKALGLDERPLGPPSQGWVTARDLYKAIVHGQPYAIRTLVAFGTNLLMSQPDVHLGEQALEALDFYVHCDLFESPSARYADIFLPVNTPWEREGLRLGFEISAEASRLVQLRQRMVSPRGESRSDTEIVFDLAARLGMDQEFFGGSLDAGWNHMLEPLGLSVEQLRANPQGIFIDLPDHTCKYAHKARHQGFDTPTGLVELYSEKLLRHGYAPLPRATAIDPSLEAAYRNFPMVLTSAKNGYFCHSQHRSLASLRRKALHPVLEISADLASVQQIENGDTVVVTTDQGQAHFSASIAEGLHPAVVVGEYGWWQRCEALGQNELPPSGSQNSNFNSLVGNAAIDPISGSSPLRAYRCSVRRDTANDEQHCRWEDLRSFRVTALKAEAGDVTTVSFEASDGGRVPDFQPGQHLTVQLATPREPSLRSYSLTGPARLAQRCGYQISVRRALATGASGRAQVGIASGFINDHLQVGDTLLARMPSGHFILPMHARRPLVLIASGIGITPFLNLLESLRGQAQTPSILLLYGNRNGIAHAFKERLAELVEAMPKVKLINYYSAPAAADRPGQDYDVVGRVSVDDLPKALLRQRPLFYLCGSSAMMSDVNTRLLERGVRRFDIQQEAFKSPVKPQIRPGQVHDVTFSRSGITAQWTSADGSLLSFAEKLGVRLPSGCRVGQCESCAVTVQHGSVVHLHGQEPDLAAMCLACQAIPSSAITLDA; encoded by the coding sequence ATGACCGCTACGCAACGACACGACAAAGTGGGTTACTGCACTCTGTGCCGCTCGCGCTGCGGTACCGTCAACGTTGTCGAAAACGATCAACTCATCGAGGTTCGCCCCAACCCCGAGCATCCCACCGGCAAGGCCATGTGCTTGAAGGGCAAGGCGGCGCCCGAGCTGCTGCACAGCGCCGATCGGCAGCTGTCACCGATGCGGCGCACCCACCCCAAGGGGCATCCTGATCCGGGTTGGAAAATCATCTCTTGGGAGGAGGCGCTGAATGAAGTGGCCCAGCGCCTGGCTGCCGCGAGACGAGATGCAGGGGCGGAATCCGTCGCGTTCGCCGTGACCACGCCCAGCGGCACGCCGCTGAGCGACAGCATCGACTGGATCGAGCGTTTCATCCGCCTCTATGGCAGCCCCAATACCTGTTATGCCACCGAGATCTGCAACTGGCACAAGGACCACGCCCACGCCTTCACTTTCGGTTGCGGCATGCCGACCGCCGATTATCGGCAGGCGGACCTGATCCTGTTGTGGGGGCACAACCCGACCAATACCTGGCTGGCCCAGGCTGAAGCGATTGGCGCGGGGCAGGCCGCGGGCGCGAAAATGATTGTGGTCGATCCACGCAAGACCGCTCTGGCAGGGCAAGCCGATAGCTGGCTGCGCGTGTGCCCGGGCACCGATCTGGCGTTGGCGATGGGCCTCGCCTGGCAGTTGATCGAAAACGACAGCTATGACCAGGCATTCGTTCGCCAGTGGAGTAATGGACCGCTGCTGGTGCGCGCCGACAACGGCCACTTTCTGCGCTGTGCGGACCTCGGTCTGGAGGGCGATCAGGATTTCGTGGTCTGGGATGCAACTCGCCAGGCACCCAAGGCCTCGGCACCGATGACTGCAGAAGCAATGCAACGAGTGGCGCTGCGTGGAACGTTCGAGGTGCAGCTCACCACGCAAGAACTGCCGATCGCCTGCTCGCCAGCCTTTGAGCTGTACGCGCGCGAGTGTGCGCTCTACACCCCGCAACGAGTCGAAGCCCTGACGCATATACCGATGGCGCAGTTGCAACAGGCCGCTGCGCTGATCGGATCTGCCTCGCGGGTGGCGTTTCATGCATGGTCGGGGGTCGGACAGCAAGCCAACGCGTCGCAAACCGATCGAGCCATGGCGTGCCTGTATGCACTGACGGGCAGCTTCGACGCGGATGGCGGCAATCGCCTGTATCCAAAACTGCCTTACAACCCTGTGATGTCCTTCGACCTGCTGGCGCCCGAGCAGCGCGTCAAGGCCCTGGGCCTCGACGAACGTCCTCTCGGCCCGCCCTCGCAAGGTTGGGTGACGGCTCGGGATTTGTACAAGGCTATCGTCCACGGCCAACCTTACGCCATCCGTACACTGGTGGCATTTGGTACCAACCTGTTGATGTCCCAACCCGATGTTCATCTGGGCGAGCAAGCGCTCGAGGCGCTGGATTTCTACGTGCACTGCGACCTCTTCGAGTCCCCCAGTGCACGCTATGCCGACATTTTTCTGCCGGTCAACACCCCATGGGAGCGGGAAGGCCTGCGCCTGGGCTTCGAGATTTCCGCCGAGGCCAGTCGCCTGGTGCAGTTGCGCCAGCGCATGGTGTCGCCGCGGGGGGAGTCACGTTCGGACACCGAGATCGTCTTCGACCTGGCCGCACGGCTGGGCATGGACCAGGAATTCTTCGGCGGCTCGCTGGATGCGGGATGGAACCACATGCTCGAACCGCTCGGCCTGAGCGTCGAACAACTGCGCGCCAATCCGCAAGGTATCTTCATCGACCTGCCGGATCACACGTGCAAGTACGCTCACAAGGCTCGCCATCAGGGCTTCGATACCCCTACCGGACTGGTGGAGCTGTACTCCGAAAAACTCCTGCGCCATGGCTACGCGCCGCTGCCGCGTGCCACTGCGATCGATCCAAGCCTGGAAGCGGCCTACCGCAACTTTCCCATGGTGTTGACCTCGGCCAAGAACGGCTATTTTTGCCATAGCCAGCACCGCAGCCTGGCCTCACTGCGGCGCAAGGCGCTGCACCCCGTGCTGGAAATTTCAGCCGACCTGGCCAGCGTCCAGCAGATCGAAAACGGCGATACCGTGGTGGTAACCACTGACCAAGGCCAGGCGCACTTCTCGGCCAGTATCGCCGAGGGCCTGCACCCGGCCGTGGTGGTCGGTGAATACGGTTGGTGGCAGCGCTGTGAGGCCCTGGGGCAGAATGAACTGCCGCCATCGGGCAGTCAGAACAGCAACTTCAACAGTCTGGTGGGCAACGCAGCCATCGACCCCATCAGTGGCTCATCGCCGCTGCGCGCCTATCGCTGCAGCGTGCGACGAGACACCGCCAATGATGAACAACACTGCCGTTGGGAAGACCTGCGGTCCTTCAGGGTGACCGCCCTCAAGGCTGAGGCAGGGGACGTCACCACGGTGAGCTTCGAGGCCAGTGACGGCGGCCGCGTGCCTGATTTCCAACCTGGCCAACACCTCACCGTGCAACTGGCGACACCCCGCGAGCCGAGCCTGCGCTCCTACTCGCTCACCGGCCCGGCGCGCCTGGCGCAACGCTGCGGTTATCAGATTTCGGTACGCCGGGCCTTGGCCACTGGTGCCTCGGGCCGCGCCCAGGTTGGCATCGCCTCAGGCTTTATCAACGATCACCTGCAGGTTGGCGACACGTTGCTGGCACGTATGCCCTCGGGACACTTCATCCTGCCGATGCACGCTCGCCGCCCCTTGGTACTCATCGCCTCCGGCATCGGCATCACGCCGTTCCTGAACCTGCTCGAATCGCTGCGCGGCCAAGCGCAGACCCCTTCGATCCTGTTGCTTTACGGCAATCGCAACGGCATTGCCCATGCGTTCAAGGAGCGACTCGCTGAATTGGTCGAGGCAATGCCCAAGGTCAAACTGATCAATTACTACAGCGCTCCCGCCGCTGCCGATCGGCCAGGCCAGGACTATGACGTGGTCGGTCGGGTCAGCGTCGACGATCTGCCCAAGGCGCTGCTGCGCCAGCGCCCATTGTTCTATCTGTGCGGGTCGAGCGCCATGATGAGCGACGTCAATACTCGCCTGCTTGAGCGCGGTGTACGGCGCTTCGATATTCAGCAAGAAGCATTCAAGTCGCCAGTCAAACCGCAAATCCGACCCGGGCAAGTCCACGACGTGACCTTCAGCCGATCGGGCATCACCGCTCAATGGACATCCGCCGACGGCTCGCTGCTGAGCTTCGCCGAAAAACTTGGCGTGCGCTTGCCCAGCGGCTGCCGTGTCGGGCAGTGCGAGAGCTGCGCGGTCACTGTGCAGCACGGCAGTGTGGTGCACCTGCACGGCCAGGAACCTGACCTTGCGGCAATGTGCCTGGCCTGCCAGGCAATACCGTCCAGCGCAATCACGCTGGATGCTTGA
- a CDS encoding AraC family transcriptional regulator has protein sequence MFLSLEVRRYERETPHHHHDHAQLVLPIRGEMEIDVNGCGGCIDQSLAALVTPGSIHSQQTNLDSRFLVLDCAPATLETIQIERLAQKIYVPISPATRRLIEFAELIGNAQLSIAASQLGPLLLSSLNPEISCFPDPMEQLITRLRADPGANWSNEAMAQVAKMSMSQLHQRFRLLFDMSPQAWLTDLRLQEAQRWLRGTSLTISEIALRAGFCDQASLTRAMQRVRGTTPAVYRKTQKQSG, from the coding sequence ATGTTTCTAAGTCTTGAAGTTCGCCGCTATGAGAGGGAAACCCCTCACCACCACCACGATCATGCTCAACTGGTACTGCCGATTCGTGGCGAAATGGAAATTGACGTAAACGGTTGCGGCGGCTGCATTGATCAATCATTGGCAGCGCTTGTGACACCTGGCTCGATCCATTCGCAGCAGACTAACCTCGATAGCCGTTTTTTAGTTTTGGACTGTGCGCCGGCGACTCTGGAAACGATCCAGATCGAGCGTCTTGCTCAGAAAATATATGTGCCCATTTCCCCCGCAACTCGTCGGCTTATAGAGTTCGCCGAGCTAATCGGCAACGCACAATTGTCCATCGCGGCCTCCCAATTGGGGCCTTTGCTTTTGTCGTCCCTAAATCCGGAAATCTCCTGTTTTCCAGACCCCATGGAGCAGTTGATCACTCGTCTTCGGGCGGATCCTGGAGCGAATTGGAGCAATGAGGCCATGGCTCAAGTAGCAAAAATGAGCATGAGTCAGCTGCACCAACGTTTCCGGCTACTGTTCGATATGAGTCCGCAAGCTTGGTTGACTGATTTACGCCTGCAAGAAGCTCAACGATGGTTGCGTGGAACCTCATTGACCATATCCGAGATTGCCTTGCGTGCCGGCTTTTGCGACCAGGCATCGCTGACCCGTGCCATGCAGCGCGTGCGGGGCACGACCCCGGCGGTTTATCGTAAAACGCAAAAACAGTCTGGGTAA
- a CDS encoding HoxN/HupN/NixA family nickel/cobalt transporter, translating to MFAKWRKVIRNADPATRKKLASTYALLIAINLSAWSWALIAFHDHPVLLGTSLLAYGFGLRHAVDADHIAAIDNVTRKLMQDGQRPAMVGFFFSMGHSTVVVVASLLVAFTTSALSDRFEGFKNIGGVIGTSVSATFLLLIALMNLIILRSIYRAWKNVRAGGEYNDDDFDLLLANRGFLARLFGPLFRVITRSWHMFPLGFLFGLGFDTASEIALMGISASQAAQGMSPWAIMVFPILFSAGMSLVDTLDGHLMLGAYGWAYLKPMRKIYYNMTITLVSVVVAVLISSVEGLGLLANKLSLEGPFWDLVGIMNSHFGMLGYLIIGIFVFSWLVSVALYRIKGFDRMEFG from the coding sequence ATGTTCGCAAAATGGCGAAAAGTCATTCGTAATGCCGACCCTGCCACCCGTAAAAAACTCGCTAGCACCTACGCGCTGCTCATCGCTATCAACCTGTCAGCCTGGAGCTGGGCACTGATCGCGTTCCATGATCACCCCGTATTGTTGGGTACCTCCCTGCTCGCCTACGGCTTCGGCCTGCGCCACGCGGTGGACGCCGACCATATCGCCGCCATCGACAACGTCACCCGCAAGCTGATGCAGGATGGCCAGCGCCCGGCCATGGTCGGTTTCTTCTTCTCCATGGGCCACTCCACGGTCGTAGTGGTTGCATCGCTGCTGGTGGCCTTTACTACCTCGGCTCTCAGCGACCGCTTCGAAGGCTTCAAGAACATCGGCGGGGTGATCGGCACGTCAGTGTCGGCGACCTTCCTGCTGCTGATCGCGCTGATGAACCTGATCATCCTGCGCTCCATCTATCGCGCCTGGAAAAATGTACGCGCAGGTGGCGAGTACAACGATGACGATTTCGACCTGCTGCTGGCCAACCGCGGTTTCCTGGCCCGCCTGTTCGGCCCGCTGTTCCGGGTGATCACCCGTAGCTGGCACATGTTCCCGCTGGGCTTTCTGTTCGGCCTGGGCTTCGACACCGCGTCTGAAATCGCCCTGATGGGCATTTCCGCCTCCCAAGCCGCCCAAGGAATGTCGCCGTGGGCGATCATGGTGTTCCCGATTCTGTTCAGCGCCGGCATGTCGCTGGTCGATACCCTCGACGGCCACCTGATGCTGGGCGCCTACGGTTGGGCGTACCTGAAGCCGATGCGCAAGATCTACTACAACATGACCATCACCTTGGTCTCGGTAGTGGTCGCGGTGCTGATCAGCAGCGTCGAGGGCCTCGGCCTGCTGGCCAACAAACTGTCGTTGGAAGGACCGTTCTGGGACCTGGTGGGCATCATGAACAGCCACTTCGGCATGCTCGGCTATCTGATCATCGGTATCTTCGTGTTCAGCTGGCTGGTCTCGGTGGCGCTGTACCGGATCAAGGGCTTTGACCGGATGGAGTTTGGCTGA
- a CDS encoding LysR family transcriptional regulator, producing MNWEDVRYFLAIANAGTLSGAARQLDVDQATISRRLATLEAELGTRLVNRLPRRAELTSLGQEVLEQALAIEDRMFSIKRLAMTAHSELRAKITISAPPILARHFLAPHLLTLSQGLPQVQISVLSEPHFASLSRLEADLAMRLAPGVADCDIVKKIGQMEFALYATMAYPNIVTPEQWEFIGYTANELSFDHKTWLYQIIGDRRVICEVADLSNQYEAACSGIGVAGLPCFLADSDPRLVKLQTTEPMLNLGIWLALHPDRRNDRRVRETTAAIIGLVEALGLG from the coding sequence ATGAATTGGGAAGATGTCCGCTATTTTCTGGCTATCGCCAACGCTGGAACGCTTTCAGGGGCGGCCAGGCAGCTCGATGTCGATCAAGCGACCATCAGCCGCCGCTTGGCCACGCTTGAAGCAGAGCTAGGGACACGCCTGGTTAATCGGCTTCCCAGGCGGGCCGAATTGACGAGCCTGGGCCAGGAGGTGTTGGAGCAAGCGCTGGCGATCGAGGACAGAATGTTTTCGATCAAACGCTTGGCCATGACGGCGCATAGTGAACTGCGCGCCAAGATCACCATTTCCGCGCCGCCAATCCTTGCACGGCATTTTCTGGCACCTCATCTGTTGACCCTCTCCCAAGGGCTGCCGCAGGTGCAGATTTCGGTGTTAAGCGAACCTCATTTTGCGTCCTTGTCCAGACTCGAGGCGGACCTGGCCATGCGCCTCGCACCAGGCGTTGCGGATTGCGACATCGTCAAAAAAATCGGCCAAATGGAATTTGCCCTGTACGCGACAATGGCCTATCCCAACATCGTTACGCCTGAGCAGTGGGAGTTCATCGGCTATACCGCGAATGAGCTGTCTTTCGATCACAAGACCTGGCTATACCAAATCATCGGAGATCGCCGGGTGATCTGCGAGGTGGCCGACCTCAGCAATCAATATGAGGCGGCCTGTAGCGGAATCGGGGTCGCCGGGCTGCCGTGTTTCCTCGCCGACAGCGACCCCCGGCTGGTGAAGTTGCAGACAACCGAGCCGATGTTGAATCTCGGTATCTGGTTGGCTTTGCACCCTGACCGCCGCAATGATCGACGGGTCCGTGAGACGACTGCGGCAATCATCGGCCTGGTGGAGGCGTTGGGGCTCGGATAG
- a CDS encoding LysR family transcriptional regulator produces MTDRWLEVEVFTRVAESGSFSRAAQELGLSQPSTSRIVTGLETRLGVKLLLRTTRNVALTDAGAAFLESARQATADLEDAEDAARGVDSLRGTIRLAVPIVYGSQADIPALAGFLQRYPDLRVEITRRDERQNLVEAGVDMAIRMGALEDSTFGARQIASVFEYSWPRRHTSQREGCPEDLTSHEALLHELSFPDKSTWKLIKAGREWAVTLRGRIKIDAAPGILATAANVTTLMSAPERIVRSTV; encoded by the coding sequence ATGACTGATCGTTGGCTTGAAGTCGAAGTCTTTACCCGTGTAGCTGAATCGGGAAGTTTTTCTCGTGCTGCTCAGGAGCTTGGCCTTTCACAGCCATCGACTTCTCGTATCGTCACTGGATTGGAAACCCGACTGGGCGTAAAGCTGTTATTGCGCACGACTCGGAACGTGGCGCTCACCGATGCAGGCGCAGCTTTTCTTGAGAGTGCTCGCCAAGCGACTGCCGATTTGGAAGACGCTGAAGATGCGGCCCGTGGAGTAGATTCCCTCCGTGGCACCATTCGTCTTGCGGTACCAATTGTGTATGGCTCCCAGGCGGACATTCCTGCCTTGGCTGGTTTTCTACAGCGTTACCCTGATCTGCGGGTTGAAATCACCAGGCGAGATGAACGGCAGAATCTGGTGGAGGCCGGGGTCGATATGGCAATACGAATGGGCGCTCTCGAGGATTCCACCTTTGGAGCTCGGCAAATTGCTTCGGTTTTCGAGTACTCGTGGCCTCGCCGGCATACCTCGCAGAGAGAGGGCTGCCCCGAAGACCTGACGTCTCACGAGGCGCTCTTGCATGAACTGAGCTTCCCAGACAAAAGCACGTGGAAACTGATCAAGGCAGGGAGGGAATGGGCTGTCACGTTGCGCGGGAGAATCAAGATTGATGCCGCGCCCGGAATCCTCGCTACCGCAGCCAATGTGACCACCCTCATGTCAGCCCCAGAGCGAATTGTGCGATCAACGGTCTGA
- a CDS encoding DMT family transporter → MFADRLLLKGIVYGVCAGLCWGVIFLGPQLTPGLSGLQFAVLRFLCYGAISVALLMPRWRRVCANLTMADWKSLFWLSLIGNLIYYTLVGTGVQLVGIATTSLIVGLIPVFVTLAGRHDVNAVSLRKLTPSLCCAVGGVTLISWHALINGDRPDTLTNIAGILCAAGALVTWSWFAVSNARRLAQVASVSAHDWALLTGVMTGAQSLLLAVPVLGWQVGRHGNCEWLHFVMVAGGVAFLSSVVGGACWNQASRLLPLALSGQVLVIETLAALVFGFLWEHRLPDSYEIAAIALLVTGVVWCLNCHRTPRHSPAV, encoded by the coding sequence ATGTTTGCTGATCGATTACTGCTAAAGGGCATTGTCTACGGAGTTTGCGCGGGGCTGTGTTGGGGGGTGATCTTCCTCGGCCCCCAGCTCACCCCGGGGCTGAGCGGCCTGCAATTCGCCGTTCTGAGATTTCTCTGCTACGGCGCGATTTCGGTGGCCTTGCTTATGCCCCGCTGGAGGCGCGTTTGCGCCAATCTCACCATGGCAGACTGGAAGTCACTCTTCTGGCTGAGCCTGATTGGGAACCTCATTTACTACACGCTGGTGGGCACCGGTGTGCAGTTGGTTGGCATTGCCACAACGTCCCTGATCGTCGGACTCATTCCGGTGTTCGTCACGCTGGCAGGCCGTCATGACGTCAACGCCGTTTCTTTGCGCAAGCTCACTCCCTCGCTGTGCTGCGCTGTGGGCGGGGTCACACTTATCAGCTGGCACGCACTGATCAACGGCGACAGGCCCGATACACTGACAAACATCGCCGGAATTCTATGCGCGGCGGGCGCGTTAGTGACATGGAGTTGGTTCGCAGTGAGCAACGCTCGGCGGCTGGCTCAGGTAGCCAGCGTTTCCGCCCATGACTGGGCACTGCTGACAGGGGTCATGACTGGCGCTCAATCACTGCTTTTGGCGGTACCTGTCCTGGGTTGGCAGGTCGGAAGGCATGGCAATTGCGAATGGCTACATTTTGTCATGGTAGCCGGTGGCGTAGCGTTTTTATCTTCGGTTGTGGGTGGTGCGTGCTGGAATCAGGCGAGCCGACTTCTACCCCTTGCACTCAGCGGACAAGTGCTCGTGATCGAGACGTTAGCGGCGCTGGTTTTTGGATTTCTGTGGGAGCATCGGCTGCCCGACTCATATGAAATTGCGGCGATTGCACTTCTGGTCACCGGTGTCGTGTGGTGTCTGAATTGTCATCGTACTCCCCGTCACTCTCCGGCTGTTTGA
- a CDS encoding LysR family transcriptional regulator yields MLPTLKQLQHFVAIADTGQISKAAQRCHVTQSSMTASLKGLESTVGATLFTRHAGGVRLTDAGARFLRHAQQIESGLHDAMESVALRVSSASGPLHIGVTETISAYVLSPLIRALEKKFPDLEPSFSELKRADIEDDINTGKLEMALLLASNFPDDKSLSCEPLIRSPRQLWGHPEHPLMNANRVSLDQVAKQRYILLDMDEHVSTVEKYWNHYGLQPNLGYRSSSIEAVRSLVAAGQGVTILSDLVYRPWSLDGHRIVRRQLIDAVPSMDVGLVWDPGRPHSGNFFEVKDYLMASFKELMRR; encoded by the coding sequence ATGCTCCCCACCCTCAAGCAACTCCAGCACTTCGTTGCCATTGCCGACACGGGCCAGATTTCCAAAGCGGCGCAGCGTTGCCATGTGACGCAGTCATCGATGACGGCTTCGCTCAAGGGGCTTGAGTCGACCGTGGGCGCGACCTTGTTCACTCGCCATGCCGGCGGCGTACGTTTGACCGACGCCGGTGCACGCTTCCTAAGGCATGCGCAGCAGATAGAAAGTGGATTGCATGACGCGATGGAGTCTGTGGCCTTGAGAGTATCGAGCGCCAGCGGCCCACTGCACATCGGTGTGACCGAGACCATTTCCGCCTATGTGCTGTCGCCCCTGATCAGGGCTCTGGAGAAGAAATTCCCCGATCTGGAACCCAGCTTCAGCGAATTGAAACGTGCTGATATCGAAGACGATATCAATACTGGCAAGCTCGAAATGGCGCTGTTGCTGGCCTCCAATTTCCCGGACGACAAATCATTGTCCTGCGAACCCTTGATTCGCTCGCCACGCCAACTGTGGGGTCATCCTGAGCATCCTTTGATGAACGCTAATCGCGTCAGCCTCGATCAGGTGGCCAAGCAGCGCTACATCCTGTTGGACATGGACGAACACGTCTCCACCGTCGAAAAGTACTGGAACCATTACGGCCTGCAGCCGAACCTGGGCTATCGCAGCTCCTCGATCGAGGCCGTTCGCAGTTTGGTGGCGGCGGGGCAGGGCGTGACGATTCTGTCCGATCTGGTCTACCGACCGTGGTCGCTGGATGGGCACCGGATCGTCAGACGGCAGTTGATCGATGCGGTACCGTCCATGGATGTGGGGCTGGTCTGGGACCCAGGACGGCCCCACAGCGGAAATTTCTTTGAGGTGAAGGACTATCTCATGGCGTCGTTCAAGGAATTGATGAGGCGATAG
- a CDS encoding MFS transporter, whose protein sequence is MYKTSNLTAIKLATCLGYLVVQLDVSVVNVGLGALKSAFNTNLTGLQWVINSYALVFSALLILGGGLGDKFGAKRVFIFGFAVFTLASTGCGMATSMPILIAMRCVQGIGAAFLIPTSLMLIRQNFDDLNQRRSAVALWGACGGIALAAGPVLGGMMIEHLGWRSVFLINIPLGALAIMLTLRFTPASSRIDKKIDVAGQISIAICLALLTYALTEASSLGWSAIPVSSMGLAALALAVFILVETKAQAPMLPARLARNNVLLATMFTGAIINLTFFGVVFVLSIYFQTILHYDALHTGLAFIPLTAVMTISSLTSARVGKRISALSIMTTGLALQIVGFALLSQVGPESSFWLLNGALIIVGIGSASTVPSMNNSMLAAVSPEDAGMASGLMSSARQLGGVVGVAVFGILISNDDPDAFAHGMSWSMWVCVAALVMCILLNQKLVRAHPISAQAQ, encoded by the coding sequence ATGTACAAAACATCGAATTTGACAGCAATCAAGCTCGCCACCTGCCTGGGCTACCTGGTTGTTCAACTGGATGTCAGCGTGGTGAACGTAGGTCTGGGCGCTTTGAAATCAGCCTTCAATACCAATCTGACCGGGCTGCAGTGGGTGATCAACAGCTATGCGCTGGTGTTCTCTGCACTGCTCATCCTCGGTGGCGGCCTTGGCGACAAATTTGGCGCCAAACGGGTGTTCATCTTTGGCTTTGCCGTGTTCACATTGGCTTCGACCGGGTGTGGCATGGCGACAAGCATGCCGATACTGATTGCAATGCGCTGCGTTCAGGGCATTGGCGCTGCGTTTCTCATCCCCACCTCATTGATGCTGATCCGCCAGAACTTCGACGATCTGAACCAGCGGCGTTCCGCTGTTGCGCTATGGGGCGCCTGCGGCGGTATCGCGCTGGCGGCCGGCCCAGTATTGGGCGGGATGATGATCGAGCACCTGGGCTGGCGCAGCGTGTTTCTTATCAACATTCCGCTGGGGGCACTGGCGATCATGCTGACCTTGCGGTTCACGCCAGCATCGTCACGCATAGACAAAAAAATCGACGTCGCCGGGCAGATCAGTATTGCGATCTGCCTGGCGCTGCTGACATACGCGCTGACCGAGGCGAGCAGCCTGGGGTGGAGTGCAATCCCCGTCTCGAGCATGGGCCTTGCCGCGCTGGCTCTGGCGGTGTTCATACTCGTGGAAACGAAGGCGCAGGCGCCGATGTTGCCTGCCCGCCTGGCCCGCAATAACGTATTGCTCGCGACAATGTTCACCGGGGCAATTATCAATCTGACGTTCTTCGGCGTTGTCTTTGTGCTGAGCATCTATTTCCAGACGATCCTGCACTACGATGCCCTCCACACCGGGCTGGCGTTTATTCCCCTGACCGCCGTCATGACGATCTCGTCACTGACGTCCGCGCGTGTCGGCAAACGCATTAGTGCGCTAAGCATCATGACCACGGGCCTGGCGCTCCAGATTGTGGGATTTGCACTGCTTTCCCAGGTTGGGCCTGAGAGCTCATTCTGGCTGCTCAATGGCGCCTTGATAATCGTCGGTATTGGCAGCGCCTCTACCGTGCCTTCAATGAACAACTCCATGCTCGCAGCGGTCAGCCCTGAGGATGCCGGCATGGCCTCGGGCCTGATGTCGTCGGCGCGGCAACTGGGGGGTGTGGTTGGAGTGGCGGTCTTTGGAATCTTGATATCGAACGATGATCCAGACGCATTCGCTCACGGCATGTCCTGGTCGATGTGGGTCTGCGTGGCGGCGCTGGTAATGTGCATTCTGCTCAACCAGAAGCTGGTTCGCGCTCATCCCATATCCGCCCAGGCCCAGTAG